One window of the Trifolium pratense cultivar HEN17-A07 linkage group LG2, ARS_RC_1.1, whole genome shotgun sequence genome contains the following:
- the LOC123904209 gene encoding uncharacterized mitochondrial protein AtMg00810-like, giving the protein MCSVVTFTAVSDAFTSVSVLSIALSKSWPIHQLDVQNAFLHGDLHETVYMHQPLGFRDPNHPDYVCRLKKSLYGLKQAPRAWYQRFADYVATIGFHHSTSDHSLFIYRQSFDMAYILLYVDDIILITSTHALRKTIMSLLASEFAMKDLGPLSYFLGIAVSRHPSGIFLSQSTYASEIIEGAGMTSCKPSATPVDTKQKLSTSSGTPYEDPSLYRSLAGALQYLTFTRPDISYAVQQVCLHMHAPRTEHMLALKRILRYVQGTLHFGLHLSPSSITQLISYTDADWGGCPDTRRSTSGYCVFLGDNLISWSSKRQPTLSRSSAEAEYRGVANVVSESCWIRNLLLELHFSIPHATLVYCDNVSAIYLSGNPVQHQRTKHIEMDIHFVREKVARGQARVLHVPSRHQIADIFTKGLPRILFDDFRTSLNVREPPASTAGE; this is encoded by the exons ATGTGCTCTGTCGTTACCTTCACTGCAGTTTCAGATGCCTTCACTTCTGTTTCAG TACTTAGCATTGCTCTATCAAAGTCCTGGCCTATTCATCAACTGGATGTACAGAATGCATTTTTACATGGTGATCTCCATGAGACTGTCTACATGCATCAGCCATTGGGTTTTCGAGACCCTAATCATCCAGATTATGTCTGTCGTTTGAAGAAATCACTTTATGGTCTCAAGCAAGCGCCCCGAGCATGGTATCAACGCTTTGCTGATTATGTCGCCACCATTGGGTTCCACCATAGCACATCAGACCACTCCCTCTTCATATATCGACAGAGTTTCGACATGGCCTACATTCttctatatgttgatgacatcaTTCTTATCACCTCTACTCATGCCCTTCGCAAAACAATTATGTCACTCTTAGCATCTGAGTTTGCAATGAAGGATTTGGGTCCACTAAGTTATTTTTTGGGTATTGCTGTCTCTCGCCATCCTAGTGGCATATTCCTCAGTCAAAGCACTTATGCCTCAGAGATCATAGAAGGTGCTGGCATGACGTCTTGCAAGCCATCAGCCACTCCTGTTGACACCAAGCAGAAACTTAGCACCTCATCCGGCACACCTTATGAGGATCCTTCTCTATATCGAAGTCTTGCAGGGGCTTTACAATATCTCACATTCACTCGACCTGACATATCATATGCGGTTCAGCAAGTTTGTCTTCACATGCATGCACCTCGCACAGAACACATGCTTGCACTCAAGCGCATCCTGCGCTATGTTCAGGGTACACTGCATTTTGGATTACACTTATCACCATCCTCCATTACTCAGCTTATCTCCTACACCGACGCTGATTGGGGTGGTTGTCCTGACACCAGACGCTCCACATCTGGATACTGTGTATTTCTCGGTGACAACCTTATTTCTTGGTCTTCCAAAAGGCAACCGACTCTCTCTCGTTCCAGTGCTGAAGCTGAATATAGAGGTGTTGCTAATGTTGTCTCTGAGTCGTGTTGGATTCGCAATCTTCTTCTGGAGCTCCATTTTTCGATACCTCACGCTACTTTGGTGTATTGTGACAATGTTAGTGCCATTTATCTCTCTGGTAATCCTGTGCAGCATCAGCGTACCAAACATATTGAGATGGACATTCATTTTGTTCGGGAAAAAGTAGCTCGTGGTCAGGCACGCGTTCTTCATGTTCCCTCCCGACACCAGATTGCAGACATCTTCACCAAAGGACTTCCTCGCATTCTTTTTGATGATTTTCGGACCAGTCTCAACGTTCGTGAACCTCCCGCTTCGACTGCGGGGGAGTGA
- the LOC123907723 gene encoding auxin-responsive protein SAUR50-like codes for MGIKKSNKLQQSEVIKQILKRCSSFGKKQGLPEDVPRGHFAVYVGENRTRYIVPISWLEHPQFQNLLQRAAEEFGFNHDMGLTIPCDEDVFESLISLMR; via the coding sequence ATGGGCATAAAAAAATCCAACAAACTACAACAATCTGAAGTTATCAAGCAAATTCTCAAAAGATGTTCAAGTTTTGGTAAAAAGCAAGGTCTTCCTGAGGATGTACCAAGAGGTCATTTTGCAGTTTATGTTGGAGAGAATAGGACTAGATATATTGTCCCAATTTCTTGGTTGGAACATCCTCAATTTCAAAATCTTCTACAAAGAGCTGCAGAGGAATTTGGTTTCAATCATGATATGGGACTTACTATCCCTTGTGATGAAGATGTTTTTGAGTCCTTAATTTCATTGATGAGATAA
- the LOC123904210 gene encoding uncharacterized protein LOC123904210: MKRKKHSIPSPRVSQRSNKAKGKVVDELCPYFDNIPSHITVQILLQLPIESLLICKCVCKMWKTLISEPHFVKLHFHKTPVSLMIRTKDPTQVSRTLYLLQCNPEKFEIGTDDHVKLEPFKLPLRDANSKFGEKPDEIKNKSKCPHRGKRFVSDKNGESSNRVRQSNYIVTTPDLDKFNIVNSCNGLLCLTDLIIGNPLVVCNPVIGEFIRLPEATTTQVRKKQQQTALGFLPKTNEYKVIKMLVSYGQRVNDCESVILEINTLGTPSWRNVEVDSQVSIPRLKYPTCVNGAIHWIGFEGGFEDQQMSLLCFCLESERFQSFPSPPHVFGNHNNSVNTYITMGELKGFLYICDSTFFTDVTMWVMNEYGNGESWTKLYNTTLASSLGSPDLSHYLPHHCLCFPIKHFEEGDSVLLYHSCNYFIYYEPTKYGFKVFQMHGSGSNFVEIIPHIPSLISLKDVVKVDNIEVLNIHSRCSKFKLHEENEAFSLSQVQPIDGDLESIRLLFYFDYDIINISSSSSSSDGVGEESGEESDWCANFKLCEENEDLDYDLTGTTDKKRFKKLPLQQLPINSTMASTMDEDEDLDSATGSIRSNTFNFAMKRKKHSISPTRVSQRCNKAKGKVVDEEESHQLCPYFANIPSHITVQILLQLPIKSLIICRCVCKMWKTLISEPHFAKLHFEKTPVSLMIRTNDHRRVSRTLYLLECEPEKFEIGSDNHVKLQPIFKLPLRDAKSLLHCNRFVLDKNGESSNSGRQGLYSKPDLDKFNIVNSCNGLLCLSDLSTGNPLVVCNPVTGEFIRLPKATITRFRLNTTQVRKKLQTALGFLPKTNEYKVIKMLIRYGFRSNDCESVIVEINTLGTSLWRNVEVDSQLSIPRLKYPTCVNGALHWIGFEGQQMSILCFCLESERFQSFPSPPHVFGNHNNSTYGNTNITMGELKGFLYICDSTCFSDVTMWVMNEYGNGDSWTKLYNIDTLVSSLGRPNLSHCGLCLPVKHFEEGAAVLLYHSCNCFIYYEPDKYGFKVFQIHGSRSDFFEIIPHIPSLISLKDVIKGDNIEVQNIHSRCAKFKLREENETLSLSQPNDEDLERIRRSSSFYFEIINISSDGDMSSSSSDGDISSSSSDGVFFYGLII; encoded by the exons atgaaaagaaaaaaacattcaaTTCCCTCTCCAAGGGTTAGCCAAAGATCCAACAAAGCAAAAGGGAAAGTTGTTGATGAACTTTGCCCTTACTTTGATAATATTCCATCTCACATCACTGTGCAAATTTTGCTTCAACTTCCGATTGAGTCTCTTCTCATTTGTAAGTGTGTCTGCAAAATGTGGAAAACACTCATTTCAGAACCACATTTTGTTAAATTGCACTTTCACAAAACACCCGTTAGTCTCATGATTCGGACAAAAGACCCTACACAAGTGTCAAGAACTCTATACCTTCTTCAGTGCAACCCTGAAAAGTTTGAGATTGGAACTGACGATCATGTGAAGCTTGAGCCTTTCAAGCTTCCTCTTCGTGATGCCAATTCAAAATTTGGGGAGAAACCAGACGAGATAAAGAATAAATCTAAATGCCCTCATCGCGGTAAGAGATTTGTATCGGATAAAAATGGCGAGAGCAGTAATAGAGTTAGACAAAGCAATTATATTGTTACCACACCAGACCTTGATAAGTTTAATATTGTGAATTCTTGCAATGGCTTGCTTTGTTTGACTGACTTGATTATTGGAAACCCTCTAGTGGTTTGCAACCCGGTCATTGGGGAGTTCATAAGACTTCCTGAAGCTACTACAACTCAAGTAAGaaagaaacaacaacaaactGCACTTGGTTTCCTACctaaaactaatgaatataaGGTGATAAAAATGTTGGTTAGTTATGGTCAACGTGTCAATGACTGTGAGAGTGTGATCCTTGAGATAAACACACTTGGAACACCATCATGGAGAAATGTTGAAGTGGATTCTCAAGTTTCTATTCCGCGGCTCAAGTATCCCACTTGTGTGAATGGTGCAATTCATTGGATCGGATTTGAGGGTGGATTTGAGGACCAGCAAATGTCTCTATTGTGTTTCTGTCTAGAAAGTGAGAGATTTCAATCATTTCCTTCTCCTCCACATGTGTTTGGAAATCATAATAACAGTGTTAACACCTATATTACTATGGGAGAATTAAAGGGATTTCTTTACATTTGTGACTCGACCTTTTTCACTGATGTTACAATGTGGGTTATGAATGAATATGGCAATGGAGAATCGTGGACTAAGCTGTACAACACAACATTAGCCAGTTCTTTGGGGAGTCCCGATCTGTCACATTATCTGCCACATCATTGTTTATGTTTTCCAATAAAACACTTTGAAGAAGGTGATTCCGTATTGTTATATCATTCCTGCAATTATTTTATCTACTATGAACCTACGAAATATGGATTCAAAGTTTTTCAAATGCATGGGTCTGGTTCAAATTTTGTTGAAATAATTCCACATATTCCAAGTCTAATCTCATTGAAGGATGTCGTAAAAGTTGACAACATTGAGGTGCTGAATATCCACTCAAG GTGTTCAAAGTTTAAATTGCACGAAGAAAATGAAGCTTTTTCATTGTCTCAAGTTCAACCGATTGATGGAGACTTGGAAAGTATAcgcttattattttattttgactatgACATCATAAATATatcttcctcttcttcctcGTCTGATGGTGTTGGTGAAGAATCTGGTGAAGAATCCGATTG GtgtgcaaattttaaattgtgtgaagaaaatgaagatctTGATTATGACTTGACAGGTACAACTGATAAGAAGAG GTTTAAAAAATTG CCACTGCAACAACTTCCGATCAACTCTACAATGGCTTCTACCATGGATGAGGATGAGGATCTTGATTCTGCAACTGGTTCAATCAGGTCAAACACCTTCAATTTCG ccatgaaaagaaaaaagcatTCAATTTCCCCTACAAGGGTTAGCCAAAGATGTAATAAAGCAAAAGGGAAAGTTGTTGATGAGGAAGAAAGCCATCAACTTTGCCCTTACTTTGCTAATATTCCATCTCACATCACTGTGCAAATTCTGCTTCAACTTCCGATTAAGTCGCTTATAATTTGTAGATGTGTGTGCAAAATGTGGAAAACACTCATTTCAGAACCACATTTTGCTAAATTGCACTTTGAGAAAACACCTGTTAGTCTCATGATTCGGACAAACGACCATAGACGAGTGTCAAGAACGTTATACCTTCTTGAGTGCGAGCCTGAAAAGTTTGAGATTGGAAGTGACAATCATGTGAAGCTTCAGCCTATATTCAAGCTTCCTCTTCGTGATGCTAAATCCCTTCTTCACTGTAACAGATTTGTTTTGGATAAAAACGGCGAGAGCAGTAATAGTGGCAGACAAGGCCTTTATAGTAAACCAGACCTTGATAAGTTTAATATTGTGAATTCTTGCAATGGCTTGCTTTGTTTGTCTGACTTGAGTACTGGAAACCCTTTAGTGGTTTGCAACCCAGTTACTGGAGAGTTCATAAGACTTCCTAAAGCTACTATAACTCGTTTTAGGTTAAACACAACTCAAGTAAGAAAGAAACTACAAACTGCTCTTGGTTTTCTACctaaaactaatgaatataaGGTGATAAAAATGTTGATTAGATATGGTTTCCGTTCCAATGACTGTGAGAGTGTGATCGTTGAGATAAACACACTTGGAACATCATTATGGAGAAATGTTGAAGTGGATTCTCAACTTTCTATTCCGCGGCTTAAGTATCCCACTTGTGTGAATGGTGCACTTCATTGGATCGGATTTGAGGGTCAGCAAATGTCTATATTGTGTTTCTGTCTAGAAAGTGAGAGATTTCAATCATTTCCTTCTCCTCCACATGTGTTTGGAAATCATAACAATAGCACTTATGGTAACACCAATATTACTATGGGAGAATTAAAGGGATTTCTTTACATTTGTGACTCGACCTGTTTCTCTGATGTTACAATGTGGGTCATGAATGAATATGGCAATGGAGATTCCTGGACTAAGTTGTACAATATTGATACATTAGTCAGTTCTTTGGGCCGCCCCAATCTGTCACATTGTGGTTTATGTTTGCCAGTAAAACACTTTGAAGAAGGTGCTGCTGTATTGTTATATCATTCCTGCAATTGTTTTATCTACTATGAACCTGATAAATATGGATTCAAAGTTTTTCAAATTCATGGGTCTCGTTCAGATTTCTTTGAAATAATTCCACATATTCCAAGTCTAATCTCATTGAAGGATGTCATTAAAGGAGACAACATTGAGGTGCAGAATATCCACTCAAG GTGTGCAAAGTTTAAATTGCGTGAAGAAAATGAAACTCTTTCGTTGTCTCAACCGAATGATGAAGACTTAGAAAGAATACGTCGTTcttcatcattttattttgaaatcaTAAATATATCATCTGATGGTGATATGTCTTCCTCCTCATCTGATGGTGATATATCTTCCTCCTCATCTgatggtgtttttttttacggCCTCATCATCTGA
- the LOC123907720 gene encoding F-box/kelch-repeat protein At3g06240-like, whose product MKRKNGSISPTRVSQRCNKAKGKVDEEEESHELCPYFANIPSHLTVQILLQLPIKSLLICKCVCKIWKTLISEPHFAKLHFEKTSVSFMIRTKDHRRVSRTLYLLECDPEKFEIGSDNRVKLQPIFKLPLRASRFFLDKNGESSNRGRQSLYTPSKQELDNKFNIVNSCNGLLCLSDLFTGNPLVVCNPVTGEFIRLPKATTTPFRLNATERRMLQRQSALGFLAKTNEYKVIKMLIIYGFRFNDCKSVIVEINTLGTSLWRNVEVDSQVSIPWLKYPTCVNGALHWIGFEGGFEGRQMSILCFCLESERFQSFLSPPHVLGYHNNRTGNTNLTMGELKGFLYICDSTFFSDVTMWVMNEYGNGESWTKLYSIDTLVSSLGHPDVSRYGLCLPVKHFEEGAAVLLYHSCNCFIYYEPDKYGFKVFQIHGSRSDFFEIIPHIASLIPLKDVVKGDDIEVLNFHSRCAKFKLREENEALSLSQPNDEDLESIGRSSSFHFDIINISSSSSSSDGVGHESGEEHSS is encoded by the exons atgaaaagaaaaaatggttCAATTTCCCCTACAAGGGTTAGCCAAAGATGCAATAAAGCAAAAGGGAAAGTTGATGAAGAGGAAGAAAGCCATGAACTTTGCCCTTACTTTGCTAATATACCATCTCACCTCACTGTTCAAATTTTGCTTCAACTTCCGATTAAGTCTCTTCTCATTTGTAAATGTGTCTGCAAAATCTGGAAAACACTAATTTCAGAACCACATTTTGCTAAATTGCACTTTGAGAAAACATCTGTTAGTTTCATGATTCGGACAAAAGACCATAGACGAGTGTCAAGAACCTTATACCTTCTTGAGTGCGACCCTGAAAAGTTTGAGATTGGAAGTGACAATCGTGTGAAGCTTCAGCCTATTTTCAAGCTTCCTCTTCGTGCTAGtagattttttttggataaaaacgGCGAGAGCAGTAATAGGGGTAGACAAAGCCTTTATACTCCTAGTAAACAAGAACTTGATAATAAGTTTAATATTGTGAATTCTTGCAATGGCTTGCTTTGTTTGTCTGACTTGTTTACTGGAAACCCTTTAGTGGTTTGCAACCCAGTCACTGGAGAGTTCATAAGACTTCCTAAAGCTACTACAACTCCTTTTAGGTTAAACGCAACTGAAAGAAGAATGCTACAACGACAATCTGCTCTTGGTTTTCTTGctaaaactaatgaatataaGGTGATAAAAATGTTGATTATATATGGTTTTCGTTTCAATGACTGTAAGAGTGTGATCGTTGAGATAAACACGCTTGGAACATCATTATGGAGAAATGTTGAAGTGGATTCTCAAGTTTCTATTCCGTGGCTTAAGTATCCCACTTGTGTGAATGGTGCACTTCATTGGATTGGATTTGAGGGCGGATTTGAGGGTCGGCAAATGTCTATATTGTGTTTCTGTCTAGAAAGTGAGAGATTTCAATCATTTCTTTCTCCTCCACATGTATTAGGATATCATAACAATAGAACTGGTAACACCAATCTTACTATGGGAGAATTAAAGGGATTTCTTTACATTTGTGACTCGACCTTTTTCTCTGATGTTACAATGTGGGTCATGAATGAATATGGCAATGGAGAATCCTGGACTAAGCTGTACAGCATTGATACATTAGTCAGTTCTTTGGGCCACCCCGATGTGTCACGTTATGGTTTATGTTTGCCGGTAAAACACTTTGAAGAAGGTGCTGCTGTATTGTTATATCATTCCTGCAATTGTTTTATTTACTATGAACCTGATAAATATGGATTCAAAGTTTTTCAAATTCATGGGTCTCGTTcagatttttttgaaataattccACATATTGCAAGTCTAATCCCATTGAAGGATGTCGTGAAAGGAGACGACATTGAGGTGCTGAACTTCCACTCAAG GTGTGCAAAGTTTAAATTGCGTGAAGAAAATGAAGCTCTTTCGTTGTCTCAACCGAATGATGAAGACTTAGAAAGTATAGGTCGTTCTTCATCATTTCATTTTGATATCATAAATATATCTTCCTCCTCATCCTCATCTGATGGTGTTGGTCATGAATCTGGTGAAGAgcattcttcctaa